In a genomic window of Halalkalicoccus sp. CG83:
- the trpB gene encoding tryptophan synthase subunit beta, whose translation MSEGDFEGYGGRHVPDALREPLDQLANAYDEVSATDEFRNDLRDLLEEYAGRPTPLYYARNLSERYDAEIYLKREDLLHGGAHKINNTLGQGLLARKAGKKRLIAETGAGQHGTATAMVGALLGLDTEIYMGEKDVERQKMNVFRMRLMGAEVNEVTRGAKGLADAVDAALEDFAGNVEDTHYLVGSVVGPDPFPRMVRDFQSVIGEEAREQFLERTGALPDAAVACVGGGSNAIGLFHAFRDDDVAFYGAEGGGEGSDSSRHAAPLAKGRDDVIHGMRTRVIDEEVEVHSVSAGLDYPGVGPEHAMFRAVGRAEYVGISDEEALAAFRELSETEGIIPALESSHAIARAIQLAEADEHETILVNLSGRGDKDMETAAEHFGF comes from the coding sequence ATGTCCGAAGGCGACTTCGAGGGTTACGGCGGACGACACGTCCCCGACGCGCTCAGAGAACCGCTCGACCAGCTCGCGAACGCGTACGACGAGGTCTCGGCCACCGACGAGTTCCGAAACGATCTCCGTGATCTCCTCGAGGAGTACGCGGGGAGGCCGACGCCGCTCTACTACGCGCGCAATCTGAGCGAGCGCTACGACGCCGAGATCTACCTCAAGCGCGAGGACCTGCTCCACGGCGGTGCACACAAGATCAACAACACGCTCGGCCAGGGACTGCTCGCGAGGAAGGCCGGCAAGAAGCGACTCATCGCCGAGACCGGCGCCGGACAGCACGGCACCGCGACGGCGATGGTCGGCGCGCTCCTCGGGCTGGACACGGAGATCTACATGGGCGAGAAGGACGTCGAGCGCCAGAAGATGAACGTCTTCCGGATGCGCCTGATGGGCGCCGAGGTGAACGAGGTAACCCGGGGCGCGAAGGGGCTGGCCGACGCGGTCGACGCCGCTCTAGAGGACTTCGCGGGAAACGTCGAGGACACCCACTACCTCGTCGGTTCGGTGGTCGGCCCCGATCCGTTCCCGCGGATGGTCCGCGATTTCCAGTCGGTGATCGGCGAGGAGGCACGCGAGCAGTTCCTCGAGCGAACCGGCGCGCTCCCGGATGCGGCGGTGGCCTGTGTCGGCGGCGGCTCGAACGCCATCGGGCTGTTTCACGCCTTCCGCGACGATGACGTCGCGTTCTACGGCGCGGAGGGCGGCGGCGAGGGCAGCGACTCGTCGCGCCACGCCGCCCCGCTCGCAAAGGGACGCGACGACGTGATCCACGGGATGCGCACCCGGGTGATCGACGAGGAGGTCGAGGTGCACTCGGTCTCCGCGGGGCTCGACTACCCCGGCGTCGGCCCCGAACACGCGATGTTCCGTGCGGTCGGCCGGGCGGAGTACGTCGGGATCAGCGACGAGGAGGCGTTGGCGGCGTTCAGGGAACTGAGCGAGACGGAGGGGATCATCCCCGCCTTGGAATCGAGCCACGCGATCGCACGCGCGATCCAGTTGGCCGAGGCGGACGAACACGAGACGATCCTCGTCAACCTCTCGGGCCGTGGCGATAAGGACATGGAGACGGCAGCGGAGCACTTCGGGTTCTGA
- a CDS encoding DUF7522 family protein, with amino-acid sequence MTSDLIDPTTKEQIVRTARSAVGDSLRSVTYFTRDDFEQIYLRDDLEKDADLSTFIGNEWRGFRITKDAYESSELGNYNYTIRVFDHGFLVRVTSDREGVFVTTDGLSMQDFESLATAISEVLR; translated from the coding sequence ATGACCAGCGACCTGATCGATCCCACGACCAAGGAGCAGATCGTCCGTACCGCCCGAAGCGCCGTCGGCGACAGTCTCCGTTCGGTGACCTACTTCACCCGCGACGACTTCGAGCAGATCTACCTCCGCGACGACCTGGAGAAGGACGCCGACCTCTCGACGTTCATCGGCAACGAGTGGCGCGGCTTTCGCATCACGAAGGACGCCTACGAGAGCTCGGAGCTCGGAAACTACAACTACACCATCCGCGTGTTCGATCACGGCTTTCTCGTTCGGGTGACCTCCGACCGCGAGGGCGTGTTCGTCACCACCGACGGGCTGAGCATGCAGGACTTCGAGTCGCTCGCGACGGCCATCAGCGAGGTGCTCCGGTAG
- a CDS encoding SDR family oxidoreductase produces MDLQIDGNVALVTASSSGLGKAAATALAREGANVVINGRDEDRLEEAREEIEEVATGEVVAQPGDLTDADDITALVETAVEEFGGLDHLVTSAGGPPSGPFLETSEEDWYDAYDLLVMSVVRLVKEAAPHLREGDGGTLVTITSRSVKEAIDSLVLSNSVRMSVIGLEKTLSSELAPEVRANAVLPGPHETARIRELVEQAVDRGDYDSYEEGLEDWSEGIPLERIGDPMELGEVVAFLSSPRSSFVNGVSVPIDGGAGASNL; encoded by the coding sequence ATGGATCTACAGATCGACGGCAACGTAGCGCTCGTCACCGCCTCCTCGAGCGGTCTGGGCAAGGCCGCCGCGACGGCGCTCGCCCGTGAGGGGGCGAACGTCGTGATCAACGGCCGCGACGAGGACCGACTGGAAGAGGCACGCGAGGAGATCGAGGAGGTCGCCACGGGCGAGGTCGTCGCCCAGCCGGGCGACCTGACCGACGCCGACGACATCACGGCGCTCGTCGAGACCGCCGTGGAGGAGTTCGGCGGTCTCGACCACCTGGTCACCAGCGCGGGCGGCCCGCCCTCGGGACCGTTCCTCGAGACCAGCGAGGAGGACTGGTACGACGCATACGACCTGCTCGTGATGAGCGTCGTTCGGCTGGTGAAGGAGGCCGCGCCCCACCTCCGCGAGGGCGACGGCGGCACGCTCGTCACGATCACCTCCCGGAGCGTGAAGGAGGCGATCGACTCGCTCGTGCTCTCGAACTCGGTGCGCATGAGCGTCATCGGCCTCGAGAAGACGCTCTCATCGGAGCTCGCACCCGAGGTTCGCGCGAACGCCGTCCTCCCCGGGCCACACGAGACCGCCCGGATTCGAGAGCTCGTCGAGCAGGCCGTCGATCGCGGCGATTACGACTCCTACGAGGAGGGACTCGAGGACTGGAGCGAGGGCATCCCCCTCGAGCGGATCGGCGATCCGATGGAGCTGGGCGAGGTCGTTGCCTTCCTCTCCTCGCCGCGCTCGAGCTTCGTCAACGGCGTCTCGGTGCCGATCGACGGCGGCGCGGGCGCGTCGAACCTCTGA
- a CDS encoding cupin domain-containing protein — translation MEPVDFDEAETYEPEEGWARRALAGSDRFTFEWFEKPSGHSSPMHDHENEQVCLCLEGELTVHTEDDSVTLSAYDSVWLDAWESHRVENEGDERAVGLDVFAPGRSFDFWTDRE, via the coding sequence ATGGAACCCGTCGACTTCGACGAGGCCGAGACGTACGAACCCGAGGAGGGCTGGGCGCGCCGCGCTCTCGCTGGCAGCGACCGATTTACCTTCGAGTGGTTCGAGAAGCCGTCCGGACATAGCTCGCCGATGCACGACCACGAGAACGAGCAGGTGTGTCTCTGTCTCGAAGGTGAGCTCACGGTCCACACCGAGGACGACTCGGTAACGCTCTCGGCGTACGACTCGGTATGGCTCGACGCCTGGGAGTCCCACCGCGTCGAGAACGAGGGCGACGAGCGGGCCGTCGGACTCGACGTGTTCGCGCCCGGTCGATCGTTCGACTTCTGGACCGACCGGGAATGA